Below is a window of Candidatus Desulfatibia profunda DNA.
CGCAGTTTGGAAGCCGCAACCATGTTCATGGCCTTGGTAATCTGCTGGGTCTTTTTTACCGCTTTTATCTTTAGTTTTACGTCCTTTAATGTCGCCATATACTTAAGACCTTATGTATTTATTATGAGAAGGTTGCCGGATCAATCAACAAACAAGCATTCAGCCTCAGCTTACTTAATGGTGTCTTTGAATTCCTCATCATATGCTGCCAAGGCCTCTCTCATCAGCTTATCAAGGTCCTCGGTAAACTCCCGTTTTTCTTTCAGCCCTTCAAAAATCTGCGGATATCTGTCTCCAAGAAACGTATAAAGTCCCGCTTCATATTTGGCCAGCACATCCACCGGGTACTTGTCAAGAAAGCCCCTGGTACCGGCAAACAGAATGGATACCTGCTTTTCCATCGACAGCGGTTGATACTGAGGTTGCTTGAGAATTTCCACCAGGCGCTCACCCCGCGTCAATTGTTGCTGGGTTGACTTGTCCAAATCGCTGCCGAAAGCGGCAAAGGCTTCAAGCTCGCGATATTGGGCCATATCGAGCCGCAGAGTACCGGCCACCTGTTTCATGGCCTTGACCTGGGCGGCCCCGCCGACCCGGGAAACCGACAGTCCCACATTAATCGCCGGCCGAACACCCGCAAAAAAGAGTCCGGGTTCAAGATATATCTGGCCATCGGTAATCGAAATAACATTGGTCGGAATATAGGCGGATACGTCGCCGGCCTGAGTCTCAATAATCGGCAGTGCGGTTAAAGAACCGGCACCAAGTTCATCGTTCAGTTTGGCGGCCCGTTCCAGCAGGCGGGAATGGTTGTAAAAAATGTCGCCCGGATAAGCCTCACGGCCCGGCGGGCGTCTTAATAGCAGGGAAACCTGCCGGTAGGCTACCGCCTGTTTGGAAAGGTCGTCATAAATAATGAGTGCGTGCTTTTTGTTGTCCCGGAAATATTCGCCCATGGCGCATCCGGCAAAGGGCGCGACATACTGCAATGTCGCCGGGTCACTGGCGCATGCGGCGATAATGGTCGTATATTCCATGGCACCATGCTTTTCCAGGATCGCATGGACCTGGGCAACCGTCGACTTCTTCTGACCGCAGGCTACATAGATACAGTAGATATCCGTATCCTTCTGGGCGATAATGGCATCCACGGCAATAGCGGTCTTGCCGATCTGGCGGTCACCGATGATCAGTTCGCGCTGCCCGCGCCCCACCGGCGTCATGGCGTCAATGGCCTTTAAGCCGGTATAACATGGTTCATGGACGCTCTTGCGTTGAATAACGCCCGGCGCCACCACCTCAACCCTGCTGAACTCTTTGGTTTCAACGGGACCTTTGCCGTCCAGCGGTTCGCCCACGGCCGAAAGAACACGGCCCAGTACGGCCTCACCCACCGGCACTTCTGCGATTCTGCCGGTCCGCTTGACAATATCCCCTTCCTTGATGTGGATGTCTTCGCCCATGACGGCAACACCCACATTATCTTCTTCGAGGTTGAGTACCAGCCCAAGGACGCCGCCCGGAAATTCAACCAATTCCATCGCCATGACCTTTTCGAGACCATAGACCCTGGCAATCCCATCACCCACCGACAAGACCGTTCCGGTTTCACTTAACTCGACCTTCTTGTCGTAATCCGTAATCTGCGCTTTGATAATTTGACTAATTTCTTCAGCTCTTAATTCCATTATATACTCTCGCCCCTTTTTAATGTTTCCCTCATGTTGAGTAATTGTGTTTTGATACTACCGTCCAAAACCAGATCACCTATTCTGGAAACGATCCCGCCGATTAGGCTGGGATCCTGTTCGACCTCCAGGATAATATCTTTACCTGTCTTGGTTGACAGAGTTGTACGGATCTTCTCAACGGTTTCGGCTGAAAGTTCCGTAGCCGAAACCAAACTGGCACGCAGAACGCCTTTAAGTTCGTCCGCCAGTTTCTGATAAAACTCGTTGATAGCGCTCAAAGATCCAAACCGTCCTTTGTCAAACAACAAAAGGAAAAAAGACGCCATAAGTTTGGAAACACCAACTTTTTCAATGACCGTCTGCAATACCTTTTTACGGTCTGAAGCACTGTAAAGAGGGTTGCAAATGGCCTGCTCAAGTTCCTTTTCCCGGACCACTAGACCTGCAAACCCGCTAAGCTCTTCTTTATAAGCTTCAGCCTGACCATCTTCTTTGCCAATCAGCAGAAGTGCTTTGGCATAACGCCGCGCTACCTTTAAATTCTTCACTATGCCACCACCTTCTCTATATATTCATGTACCAGTTTTTCCTGATCTTGGGCCGTAATTTTTCTTTTGATAAGATCTTCAGCCTTTGCAAGCGCTTTTTCGAATATCTCTTCCTGCAATTTTGATTTGGCCTGCTTGAACTCATGTTCAATATTCCGGCGAGCCTGCTCCTCAAGTTTCTCGGCCGCTGATTGTGCTTCTACCAGTATCCTCGCCTTGGCTTCATTTCCCTGCCGGATATAATCGGCAATCAGCCTCTCGGCTTCCTTTTCAAGTGTTGCAAATCTTTCATTGTAAGCAGCCAGTTGCTTTTCGGCGTCCCTTTTCTTTGCCTCCAATTCACTCAGCTGTTCTTTGATCCCTTCGATGCGAGCATCCAGAGCCTGGGATGTCGGTTTGCGCAAAAGAAAAAAAAGGGCGATGGCCAAAACAGCAAAATTCATCACCCGGTAAGTATCTGTAGCAACCCATCCCTTGGCAGCGCCTTCTCCTCCTGACGAGGCCAGAGCCATACCGATAAAGCATAAAAAGGCAAGCACCGTGACGACCATCACGACGGATCCTTTGCGGTTTATTTCAGGCCATTTTATCTTCAACAGGTCCATTAAATAGCCCTCCCTATAATTTTTTCACCAATAGCAGCTGCAAAAGCATCAACTTCCTTTTGTAGGGACGTCCTGACAGACTCGATATCTTTTGTAATTTTTTGACGCACTTCAATAAGGTCTGCTTGGGCCTTTTGAGTAATTTTTTCAATGATCTCTCTTTCCTCATCACCAGCGGCCTTCAGCAAGGCCTGCTTCTCCGCAAGTCCTTTGGACCTTGCCTCTTTAAGGCCCTCGGCATAGGCACCATTTTTTTCCTGGGCATCCCTGTTCAAGGTCTCAATGTTTTGGTCAAGGCCGGAAAACTTCTCCTTTCTTTGAATCAGCATATTACGAATCGGCTTATACAGAAGAATGTTTAGAACCCAAATCAAAAAGAGAAAATTGACGATCTGAATAAAAAGGGATTCATCAGGTATCACCGTGATGCCACCCCCAGCCCCAAAAGCAATTCCGGCAAATAACAAAGAAGTAAGTGCCAACAAAACTGCTGAAACCGAAAAACGTTTCCGGTTAAAACCAGAAAAGAACATTATGGATCCTCCATCGAACAAAACAGGTGATTTGATTTTATCAAATATCTTTTAGCTGTTACCTTCGGACAGATTCAACTCCGGCGGTCTATACCATCCGCCATAATCAATTGTCAAAGGTTTTTTGAAAAATTTTATTTCGCCTGAATTTCCTCTGAAATAGAGGACTTCCGTGTGGAATCGGTTGCCGTTGACAGCACTTTTGATGAAATTGTTCGTGCCTTCATGGAACAATTACCATTGAAGACGACACCGGATTCCATCATAATCGTCGGCGCCTGGATATCACCCACAACATGGCCCGGAGGATAAATCTC
It encodes the following:
- a CDS encoding F0F1 ATP synthase subunit alpha, with translation MELRAEEISQIIKAQITDYDKKVELSETGTVLSVGDGIARVYGLEKVMAMELVEFPGGVLGLVLNLEEDNVGVAVMGEDIHIKEGDIVKRTGRIAEVPVGEAVLGRVLSAVGEPLDGKGPVETKEFSRVEVVAPGVIQRKSVHEPCYTGLKAIDAMTPVGRGQRELIIGDRQIGKTAIAVDAIIAQKDTDIYCIYVACGQKKSTVAQVHAILEKHGAMEYTTIIAACASDPATLQYVAPFAGCAMGEYFRDNKKHALIIYDDLSKQAVAYRQVSLLLRRPPGREAYPGDIFYNHSRLLERAAKLNDELGAGSLTALPIIETQAGDVSAYIPTNVISITDGQIYLEPGLFFAGVRPAINVGLSVSRVGGAAQVKAMKQVAGTLRLDMAQYRELEAFAAFGSDLDKSTQQQLTRGERLVEILKQPQYQPLSMEKQVSILFAGTRGFLDKYPVDVLAKYEAGLYTFLGDRYPQIFEGLKEKREFTEDLDKLMREALAAYDEEFKDTIK
- a CDS encoding F0F1 ATP synthase subunit delta: MKNLKVARRYAKALLLIGKEDGQAEAYKEELSGFAGLVVREKELEQAICNPLYSASDRKKVLQTVIEKVGVSKLMASFFLLLFDKGRFGSLSAINEFYQKLADELKGVLRASLVSATELSAETVEKIRTTLSTKTGKDIILEVEQDPSLIGGIVSRIGDLVLDGSIKTQLLNMRETLKRGESI
- a CDS encoding ATP synthase F0 subunit B, giving the protein MDLLKIKWPEINRKGSVVMVVTVLAFLCFIGMALASSGGEGAAKGWVATDTYRVMNFAVLAIALFFLLRKPTSQALDARIEGIKEQLSELEAKKRDAEKQLAAYNERFATLEKEAERLIADYIRQGNEAKARILVEAQSAAEKLEEQARRNIEHEFKQAKSKLQEEIFEKALAKAEDLIKRKITAQDQEKLVHEYIEKVVA
- a CDS encoding ATP synthase F0 subunit B codes for the protein MFFSGFNRKRFSVSAVLLALTSLLFAGIAFGAGGGITVIPDESLFIQIVNFLFLIWVLNILLYKPIRNMLIQRKEKFSGLDQNIETLNRDAQEKNGAYAEGLKEARSKGLAEKQALLKAAGDEEREIIEKITQKAQADLIEVRQKITKDIESVRTSLQKEVDAFAAAIGEKIIGRAI